DNA sequence from the Candidatus Peregrinibacteria bacterium genome:
TTTATATTCAAAATAATGCCATCATAGTTTGGATTATCCGATTCTATAGCAAGCTCTTCACCTACATATTTTTCATCATACCATGATATTTTTTGCTGAGATTGATCCGCATTCAAAGTATTTACGAGCCAAAGAGCCGGAGCCTTACCAAAAGTCCCTGCAAGACCTAAAATAAGAGTCAAAACGAATAATTTACGTATTGGATATTTCATGTTTATTTTAATCATCATTGCATTATATCATATATATTCATATTTTGTAAAATATATATATTGACAAAACCATGTATTCCCTCCAAAATTACATATTGTAAATCGTAAAACGCTTGAATTATACAAGCCAATTACTTTAGAATATGGCACCGAGATTTAATTTATAAAAAAATAATTTAAGATAAATTTTCTAACCAAAAAAACTATGAAAAAAATCCTTTTAAGTTTATTTACAATCCTAATCGCAGGATTTGTATTGACTGCATGCAATCTGGAAGTTCTGGAAGAAGGCCTACCTACGGCAAGCGGACCACAAACTATAAAAATTGGATTCTTAGGGCCACTAATCGGAGATGTATCATGGCTTGGAGAAACTGCTATGAATGGTGTTAAATTAGCTTTTGAAGAAGAATCAAACGATAAATATACATTTGAAATGGTAGCAGAAGATGACCAATGTGATCCAAAGCAAGGTATAAATGCATACAATAAACTAAAATCTGATGGAATAACCGCTTTGATAGGGCCCGAATGCAGCTCAGCATTTCTTGCTATAGCACCTCTCGCAGAGAGAGAGCAAATAGTCGCAATCACACCATCAGCCACAAATGCGGATATTGCTGATGCTGGAGATTTCATATTTAGAGTTGTCGCATCTGATTCATTTCAAGGCAAGGTCGTCGCACAGGCTATCTTTGATGCAGGATTTAAAAAAGTTGCAATCAACACAAGAAATGATGCATGGGGACAAGGGCTCACACAAGTATTTACAGAAAGCTTCACAGCACTTGGTGGAGAAGTTGTAACAACAGAAAGCCATGAAGTACTTGCAACAGACCTTAAAACTCAACTTACTAAAATTAAAAACAGCGAGGCGAAAGCAATATATGTGCCAACATTCGCACCTGAAATGATAGTCATGCTCAAACAAATGAAAGAACTTGGAATGACTGACTGGAAAGTATTTGGAGGAGACGCCGCTGCAGATGAAAGTGTAGCAACTACAGTTGGTGATATCGCGGAAAATGTAGTAGTCGCACAAGGTAAAGAAAATAAAGAAGGACTTGGTCAA
Encoded proteins:
- a CDS encoding penicillin-binding protein activator, encoding MKKILLSLFTILIAGFVLTACNLEVLEEGLPTASGPQTIKIGFLGPLIGDVSWLGETAMNGVKLAFEEESNDKYTFEMVAEDDQCDPKQGINAYNKLKSDGITALIGPECSSAFLAIAPLAEREQIVAITPSATNADIADAGDFIFRVVASDSFQGKVVAQAIFDAGFKKVAINTRNDAWGQGLTQVFTESFTALGGEVVTTESHEVLATDLKTQLTKIKNSEAKAIYVPTFAPEMIVMLKQMKELGMTDWKVFGGDAAADESVATTVGDIAENVVVAQGKENKEGLGQKYEETYLAAYGKEPQAYSKESYDAARLLAQAIKTVGTDSAGIRDYLYAVQGYQGASGTISFDAKGEMTEKEVGLYTFRDNKLVDYVK